The following proteins are co-located in the Vigna angularis cultivar LongXiaoDou No.4 chromosome 2, ASM1680809v1, whole genome shotgun sequence genome:
- the LOC108329509 gene encoding protein HESO1 isoform X1, whose product MTTHSMLDIALNDILRVVTPLQEDWNIRFAIINDIRSIVESVESLRGATVEPFGSFVSNLFTRWGDLDISIELSNGLHISSAGKKQKQTLLGEVLKALRMKGGGSNLQFIPNARVPILKFKSNRQGVSCDISINNLPGQMKSKILLWMNKIDGRFHDMVLLVKEWAKAHKINNSKAGSFNSYSLSLLVIFHFQTCVPAILPPLKYIYPRNMVDDLKGVRADAENRITETCNASINQHISNKGRSINKKSVRDLFVEFLGKYAQMDSWASNLGICPYTGQWEQIENNTIWLPKTYSIFVEDPFEQPQNTARSVSAGQLKKISEAFSKSYSFLSSNNHNLNSLLTMLAPPHVVKSITGIQNYNGSYFHPTQPKVQRVMRPPPQLQRHFQYASPGTSSNSSASNGHMQMPRGTNFSIPSSNGHMQMPRGTNFSIPSSNGYIQMPRGTSFNIPSSYGHMQMPRVTSFNIPPSNGHIQMPRGTSISSSSSNGHIQNPREIKKPRETNFNNASSNGHVPVNKGQQMWRPKS is encoded by the exons ATGACTACGCATAGTATGTTGGATATTGCTTTAAATGATATACTTCGGGTGGTCACACCATTACAAGAAGATTGGAATATACGATTTGCAATTATTAACGACATAAGAAGCATTGTTGAATCTGTGGAAAGCTTGAGAG GAGCAACTGTTGAGCCATTTGGGTCATTTGTATCTAATCTCTTCACCCGATGGGGTGACTTGGATATTTCAATTGAGCTATCAAATGGTTTGCATATTTCATCTGCtgggaaaaaacaaaaacaaactttATTGGGGGAAGTTTTAAAAGCTTTGAGAATGAAAG gtggagggagcaacttgCAGTTCATCCCCAATGCACGAGTTcccattttaaaatttaaaagcaaCCGTCAGGGTGTATCTTGTGATATTTCAATTAATAACCTGCCAGGCCAAATGAAATCCAAGATTTTGCTTTGGATGAACAAGATAGATGGCCGCTTTCATGATATGGTTTTACTG GTCAAGGAATGGGCCAAAGCACACAAAATCAATAACTCTAAAGCTGGAAGTTTCAACTCCTATTCCCTAAGTTTACTtgtcatatttcattttcag ACATGTGTTCCTGCAATCTTACCACCACTCAAATATATATACCCTCGCAACATGGTTGATGATCTTAAAG GGGTTAGAGCTGATGCTGAGAATCGTATCACAGAAACATGTAATGCTAGTATAAACCAGCACATATCAAACAAGGGAAGGTCAATTAATAAAAAGTCCGTGCGTGATCTTTTTGTTGAATTCTTAGGAAAG TATGCTCAGATGGATTCATGGGCGTCAAATTTGGGAATTTGCCCGTACACTGGACAATGGGAGCAGATAGAGAACAACACAATTTGGTTACCCAAGACTTACTCTATATTT GTTGAGGATCCCTTTGAGCAGCCGCAAAATACTGCAAGATCTGTCAGTGCAGGACAACTGAAGAAGATAAGCGAGGCCTTTTCAAAATCATACTCCTTTCTTTCCTCGAACAATCATAATCTAAATTCACTTTTGACCATGTTAGCACCACCACATGTAGTAAAATCTATCACAGGTATTCAAAATTACAACGGAAGTTACTTTCACCCAACTCAGCCAAAAGTACAGAGAGTAATGCGCCCTCCACCGCAGTTACAACGTCATTTTCAATATGCCAGTCCAGGAACAAGCTCCAACAGTTCAGCTTCAAATGGACATATGCAGATGCCTAGAGGAACAAACTTTAGCATTCCATCTTCAAATGGACATATGCAGATGCCTAGAGGAACAAACTTTAGCATTCCATCTTCAAATGGGTATATTCAAATGCCTAGAGGAACAAGCTTCAACATCCCATCTTCTTATGGGCATATGCAAATGCCTAGAGTAACAAGCTTCAATATTCCACCTTCAAATGGGCATATACAGATGCCTAGAGGAACAAGTATCAGCAGTTCATCTTCAAATGGGCATATACAGAACCCTAGAGAAATTAAGAAGCCTAGAGAAACCAACTTCAACAATGCATCTTCAAATGGGCATGTACCGGTGAATAAAGGCCAGCAGATGTGGAGGCCAAAGAGTTAA
- the LOC108329509 gene encoding protein HESO1 isoform X2, whose amino-acid sequence MKGGGSNLQFIPNARVPILKFKSNRQGVSCDISINNLPGQMKSKILLWMNKIDGRFHDMVLLVKEWAKAHKINNSKAGSFNSYSLSLLVIFHFQTCVPAILPPLKYIYPRNMVDDLKGVRADAENRITETCNASINQHISNKGRSINKKSVRDLFVEFLGKYAQMDSWASNLGICPYTGQWEQIENNTIWLPKTYSIFVEDPFEQPQNTARSVSAGQLKKISEAFSKSYSFLSSNNHNLNSLLTMLAPPHVVKSITGIQNYNGSYFHPTQPKVQRVMRPPPQLQRHFQYASPGTSSNSSASNGHMQMPRGTNFSIPSSNGHMQMPRGTNFSIPSSNGYIQMPRGTSFNIPSSYGHMQMPRVTSFNIPPSNGHIQMPRGTSISSSSSNGHIQNPREIKKPRETNFNNASSNGHVPVNKGQQMWRPKS is encoded by the exons ATGAAAG gtggagggagcaacttgCAGTTCATCCCCAATGCACGAGTTcccattttaaaatttaaaagcaaCCGTCAGGGTGTATCTTGTGATATTTCAATTAATAACCTGCCAGGCCAAATGAAATCCAAGATTTTGCTTTGGATGAACAAGATAGATGGCCGCTTTCATGATATGGTTTTACTG GTCAAGGAATGGGCCAAAGCACACAAAATCAATAACTCTAAAGCTGGAAGTTTCAACTCCTATTCCCTAAGTTTACTtgtcatatttcattttcag ACATGTGTTCCTGCAATCTTACCACCACTCAAATATATATACCCTCGCAACATGGTTGATGATCTTAAAG GGGTTAGAGCTGATGCTGAGAATCGTATCACAGAAACATGTAATGCTAGTATAAACCAGCACATATCAAACAAGGGAAGGTCAATTAATAAAAAGTCCGTGCGTGATCTTTTTGTTGAATTCTTAGGAAAG TATGCTCAGATGGATTCATGGGCGTCAAATTTGGGAATTTGCCCGTACACTGGACAATGGGAGCAGATAGAGAACAACACAATTTGGTTACCCAAGACTTACTCTATATTT GTTGAGGATCCCTTTGAGCAGCCGCAAAATACTGCAAGATCTGTCAGTGCAGGACAACTGAAGAAGATAAGCGAGGCCTTTTCAAAATCATACTCCTTTCTTTCCTCGAACAATCATAATCTAAATTCACTTTTGACCATGTTAGCACCACCACATGTAGTAAAATCTATCACAGGTATTCAAAATTACAACGGAAGTTACTTTCACCCAACTCAGCCAAAAGTACAGAGAGTAATGCGCCCTCCACCGCAGTTACAACGTCATTTTCAATATGCCAGTCCAGGAACAAGCTCCAACAGTTCAGCTTCAAATGGACATATGCAGATGCCTAGAGGAACAAACTTTAGCATTCCATCTTCAAATGGACATATGCAGATGCCTAGAGGAACAAACTTTAGCATTCCATCTTCAAATGGGTATATTCAAATGCCTAGAGGAACAAGCTTCAACATCCCATCTTCTTATGGGCATATGCAAATGCCTAGAGTAACAAGCTTCAATATTCCACCTTCAAATGGGCATATACAGATGCCTAGAGGAACAAGTATCAGCAGTTCATCTTCAAATGGGCATATACAGAACCCTAGAGAAATTAAGAAGCCTAGAGAAACCAACTTCAACAATGCATCTTCAAATGGGCATGTACCGGTGAATAAAGGCCAGCAGATGTGGAGGCCAAAGAGTTAA